The following coding sequences are from one Microtus pennsylvanicus isolate mMicPen1 chromosome 1, mMicPen1.hap1, whole genome shotgun sequence window:
- the Yif1b gene encoding protein YIF1B isoform X2, with product MYAAGLAAPAGTPRLPSKRRVPVSQPGMADPHQFFDDTSSAPSRGYGAQPSSGGLGYPSPSSPPEAAFLADPMSNMAMAYGSSLAAHGKELVDKNIDRFIPVTKLKYYFAVDTVYVGKKLGLLVFPYLHQDWEVQYQQDTPVAPRFDINAPDLYIPAMAFITYILVAGLALGTQDRFSPDLLGLQASSALAWLTLEVVAILLSLYLVTVNTDLTTIDLVAFLGYKYVGMIGGVLMGLLFGKIGYYLVLGWCCVSIFVFMIRTLRLKILAQAAAEGVPVRGARNQLRMYLTMAVAAAQPLLMYWLTFHLVR from the exons ATGTACGCGGCAGGTTTGGCGGCGCCGGCGGGGACGCCCCGGCTGC CCTCGAAACGGAGGGTCCCTGTGTCCCAGCCAGGCATGGCTGATCCCCACCAGTTTTTCGATGACACGAGTTCGGCCCCGAGCCGGGGCTACGGAGCCCAGCCATCATCTGGTGGCCTGGGctacccctccccttcctccccacctgaGGCAGCCTTCCTGGCTGACCCTATGTCCAACATGGCGATGGCCTATGGGAGCAGCCTGGCCGCTCACGGCAAGGAGCTGGTAGACAAGAAT ATTGACCGCTTCATCCCTGTCACCAAGCTGAAGTACTACTTCGCCGTGGACACCGTGTACGTGGGCAAGAAGCTGGGCCTGCTCGTCTTTCCCTACCTACACCAG GACTGGGAGGTGCAGTACCAGCAGGATACCCCAGTGGCCCCCCGCTTTGACATCAACGCTCCAGACCTCTACATTCCAG CCATGGCTTTCATCACCTACATCCTGGTGGCTGGCCTTGCCCTGGGGACCCAGGACAG GTTCTCCCCAGACCTCCTGGGACTACAGGCGAGCTCGGCACTGGCCTGGCTGACCCTGGAGGTTGTAGCCATCCTGCTCAGTCTCTACCTGGTCACTGTCAACACCGACCTCACCACCATTGACCTGGTGGCCTTCCTGGGCTACAAATATGTCGG GATGATCGGCGGGGTCCTCATGGGCCTGCTCTTTGGGAAGATCGGCTACTACCTCGTACTTGGCTGGTGCTGTGTGTCTATCTTTGTGTTCATG ATCCGGACGCTACGGCTCAAGATCCTGGCCCAGGCGGCGGCTGAAGGGGTGCCGGTGCGCGGGGCGCGGAACCAGCTGCGCATGTACCTGACCATGGCGGTGGCGGCCGCGCAGCCGCTGCTCATGTACTGGCTCACCTTCCACCTGGTACGGTGA
- the Yif1b gene encoding protein YIF1B isoform X1, whose protein sequence is MYAAGLAAPAGTPRLRKWPSKRRVPVSQPGMADPHQFFDDTSSAPSRGYGAQPSSGGLGYPSPSSPPEAAFLADPMSNMAMAYGSSLAAHGKELVDKNIDRFIPVTKLKYYFAVDTVYVGKKLGLLVFPYLHQDWEVQYQQDTPVAPRFDINAPDLYIPAMAFITYILVAGLALGTQDRFSPDLLGLQASSALAWLTLEVVAILLSLYLVTVNTDLTTIDLVAFLGYKYVGMIGGVLMGLLFGKIGYYLVLGWCCVSIFVFMIRTLRLKILAQAAAEGVPVRGARNQLRMYLTMAVAAAQPLLMYWLTFHLVR, encoded by the exons ATGTACGCGGCAGGTTTGGCGGCGCCGGCGGGGACGCCCCGGCTGCGTAAGTGGC CCTCGAAACGGAGGGTCCCTGTGTCCCAGCCAGGCATGGCTGATCCCCACCAGTTTTTCGATGACACGAGTTCGGCCCCGAGCCGGGGCTACGGAGCCCAGCCATCATCTGGTGGCCTGGGctacccctccccttcctccccacctgaGGCAGCCTTCCTGGCTGACCCTATGTCCAACATGGCGATGGCCTATGGGAGCAGCCTGGCCGCTCACGGCAAGGAGCTGGTAGACAAGAAT ATTGACCGCTTCATCCCTGTCACCAAGCTGAAGTACTACTTCGCCGTGGACACCGTGTACGTGGGCAAGAAGCTGGGCCTGCTCGTCTTTCCCTACCTACACCAG GACTGGGAGGTGCAGTACCAGCAGGATACCCCAGTGGCCCCCCGCTTTGACATCAACGCTCCAGACCTCTACATTCCAG CCATGGCTTTCATCACCTACATCCTGGTGGCTGGCCTTGCCCTGGGGACCCAGGACAG GTTCTCCCCAGACCTCCTGGGACTACAGGCGAGCTCGGCACTGGCCTGGCTGACCCTGGAGGTTGTAGCCATCCTGCTCAGTCTCTACCTGGTCACTGTCAACACCGACCTCACCACCATTGACCTGGTGGCCTTCCTGGGCTACAAATATGTCGG GATGATCGGCGGGGTCCTCATGGGCCTGCTCTTTGGGAAGATCGGCTACTACCTCGTACTTGGCTGGTGCTGTGTGTCTATCTTTGTGTTCATG ATCCGGACGCTACGGCTCAAGATCCTGGCCCAGGCGGCGGCTGAAGGGGTGCCGGTGCGCGGGGCGCGGAACCAGCTGCGCATGTACCTGACCATGGCGGTGGCGGCCGCGCAGCCGCTGCTCATGTACTGGCTCACCTTCCACCTGGTACGGTGA
- the C1H19orf33 gene encoding immortalization up-regulated protein — MEFDLSAAVGAGSKKPGGAGQVGNPKHCPLKAPGQPGAGAAHKPRHGHGSSSDSSSSSSSSSSSDSETEGKKHTAGCKKHERSPDKAKKPKVKKEKKKEKKAPH, encoded by the exons ATGGAGTTCGACCTGTCCGCAG CCGTGGGCGCTGGTTCTAAGAAACCAGGAGGCGCAGGTCAAGTGGGAAACCCCAAGCACTGTCCCCTTAAAGCTCCGGGCCAGCCAGGGGCAGGCGCTGCTCACAAACCAAGG CATGGCCACGGCAGCTCCTCTGATtccagcagtagcagcagcagcagcagctccagcGACTCAGAGACGGAGGGAAAG AAGCACACCGCTGGCTGCAAGAAGCATGAACGCTCCCCGGATAAGGCCAAGAAACCCAaggtgaagaaggaaaagaaaaaggagaagaaggcccCCCACTGA
- the Yif1b gene encoding protein YIF1B isoform X3 produces the protein MPSPGRGRIAASKRRVPVSQPGMADPHQFFDDTSSAPSRGYGAQPSSGGLGYPSPSSPPEAAFLADPMSNMAMAYGSSLAAHGKELVDKNIDRFIPVTKLKYYFAVDTVYVGKKLGLLVFPYLHQDWEVQYQQDTPVAPRFDINAPDLYIPAMAFITYILVAGLALGTQDRFSPDLLGLQASSALAWLTLEVVAILLSLYLVTVNTDLTTIDLVAFLGYKYVGMIGGVLMGLLFGKIGYYLVLGWCCVSIFVFMIRTLRLKILAQAAAEGVPVRGARNQLRMYLTMAVAAAQPLLMYWLTFHLVR, from the exons ATGCCAAGTCCGGGTAGGGGGCGCATCGCGG CCTCGAAACGGAGGGTCCCTGTGTCCCAGCCAGGCATGGCTGATCCCCACCAGTTTTTCGATGACACGAGTTCGGCCCCGAGCCGGGGCTACGGAGCCCAGCCATCATCTGGTGGCCTGGGctacccctccccttcctccccacctgaGGCAGCCTTCCTGGCTGACCCTATGTCCAACATGGCGATGGCCTATGGGAGCAGCCTGGCCGCTCACGGCAAGGAGCTGGTAGACAAGAAT ATTGACCGCTTCATCCCTGTCACCAAGCTGAAGTACTACTTCGCCGTGGACACCGTGTACGTGGGCAAGAAGCTGGGCCTGCTCGTCTTTCCCTACCTACACCAG GACTGGGAGGTGCAGTACCAGCAGGATACCCCAGTGGCCCCCCGCTTTGACATCAACGCTCCAGACCTCTACATTCCAG CCATGGCTTTCATCACCTACATCCTGGTGGCTGGCCTTGCCCTGGGGACCCAGGACAG GTTCTCCCCAGACCTCCTGGGACTACAGGCGAGCTCGGCACTGGCCTGGCTGACCCTGGAGGTTGTAGCCATCCTGCTCAGTCTCTACCTGGTCACTGTCAACACCGACCTCACCACCATTGACCTGGTGGCCTTCCTGGGCTACAAATATGTCGG GATGATCGGCGGGGTCCTCATGGGCCTGCTCTTTGGGAAGATCGGCTACTACCTCGTACTTGGCTGGTGCTGTGTGTCTATCTTTGTGTTCATG ATCCGGACGCTACGGCTCAAGATCCTGGCCCAGGCGGCGGCTGAAGGGGTGCCGGTGCGCGGGGCGCGGAACCAGCTGCGCATGTACCTGACCATGGCGGTGGCGGCCGCGCAGCCGCTGCTCATGTACTGGCTCACCTTCCACCTGGTACGGTGA
- the Kcnk6 gene encoding potassium channel subfamily K member 6: protein MRRGALLAGALVAYAGYLALGALVVAQLERPHEARLRAELGTLREQLLRHSPCVAAPALDAFVERVLAAGRLGRAVLANTTGPANASDPAWDFASALFFASTLVTTVGYGYTTPLTDAGKAFSIVFALLGVPLTMLLLTASAQRLSLLLTHTPLSWLSLRWGWHPQRAARWHLVALLVVIVAVFFLVPAAVFAYLEEAWSFLDAFYFCFISLSTIGLGDYVPGEAPGQPYRSLYKVLVTAYLFLGLVAMVLVLQTFHHVSDLHGLTELILLPNPDPANLSPDEDDQVNILDTQTDLHQHLSAGSHANYASIPR from the exons ATGCGGCGGGGCGCGCTCCTGGCCGGTGCCCTGGTCGCCTACGCCGGGTACCTAGCGCTGGGCGCGCTGGTGGTGGCTCAGCTGGAGCGGCCGCACGAAGCCCGGCTACGAGCAGAGCTGGGGACGCTGCGGGAGCAGCTGCTGCGGCACAGCCCGTGCGTGGCGGCTCCCGCCCTGGACGCCTTCGTGGAGCGGGTGCTGGCGGCCGGACGTCTGGGACGGGCGGTGCTGGCCAATACCACGGGACCCGCCAACGCTTCAGACCCCGCCTGGGACTTCGCCTCAGCGCTCTTCTTCGCCAGCACACTAGTCACTACCGTGG GCTATGGCTACACAACCCCGCTAACAGATGCAGGCAAAGCCTTCTCCATCGTCTTTGCTCTCCTGGGCGTGCCCCTCACCATGCTGCTCCTGACTGCCTCGGCCCAGCGCCTGTCACTGCTGCTCACCCACACACCCCTGTCCTGGCTGAGCTTGCGCTGGGGCTGGCACCCCCAGCGGGCAGCCCGCTGGCACCTGGTGGCCCTGCTGGTGGTCATAGTGGCGGTCTTCTTCCTGGTGCCAGCTGCAGTTTTCGCCTACCTGGAGGAGGCCTGGAGCTTCCTGGATGCCTTCTACTTCTGCTTCATCTCTCTGTCCACCATTGGCCTGGGGGACTATGTGCCTGGGGAAGCCCCTGGCCAACCTTACCGGTCCCTCTACAAGGTGCTTGTCACAG CATACCTTTTCCTGGGCCTGGTTGCCATGGTGCTGGTGCTGCAGACTTTCCACCATGTGTCTGACCTCCATGGCCTCACCGAACTCATCTTGCTGCCCAATCCGGACCCTGCCAACCTCAGTCCAGATGAGGATGACCAGGTGAACATTCTGGACACCCAGACAGATCTGCACCAGCACCTCTCAGCTGGCTCCCATGCTAACTACGCCTCCATCCCCAGGTAG